The Microbacterium schleiferi genome contains the following window.
AGATCGTCGATGCACTCCAGGCTCGCGGTCTGCGCCGCCTGGTGTGCGAGGGCGGGCCGTCGTTGGCGCGACAATTCGCGGCGGCGAAGATCATCGACGAATACTGCATCACGGTCGCCCCGAGGCTGACGCCGGCCGACCACCCGTTCCTCGGGATCACCACAGATATCGAGACCGAGGTCGTGGGTCACCTCGTCGATGAAGCGGGATTCACCTATCTGCGGCTGCGTTCTCTGTGACAAGTCCGTGCTGGGTCAGCCAGCGCGTGATGCGTCCGGTCCAGCGCTCTTGGTCGTAGTTCCACAGCTTGGTGTGACGGGCCACGCTGAACACGTCGAGTTCGACCAGGTCGGGACGCGCAACCACGAGGTCGTGGGAGGCATCCGAGGGAACGAACCCATCATCGTCGCTGTGCAGGACGAGGATCGGATGCCGCAACTCCGCGGCGCGGGCGAGAACGTCCAGTCTGCGGAAGGGAATCGCCGCGCCCGAACCCGTGAGCGCCGTCGCCCAATCGGCACCGAGCACGGTGATTGCCAGTCGTGTGATCGGCGCGGGCAGCTTCAGTTCCCGAGCCTGGTAGTCGAGAATGTTGCGCCAGTCGATGGCAGGCGAGTCCAGGATGAGGCCGACAATGAGGTCGCGGTGGGCAGAGTTCAGGGCGAGCTGCAGTGAAATCGCTCCGCCCATGGACCAGCCCATCACGATGACCTTCTTCGCTCCGCGACGCCGTGCGAACCCGACCGCGGCATCGACATCCCGCCACTCCGTCGCTCCGAGCATGTAGGTGCCGGATCGACTGCGTGGGGCCTCGCCGTCGTTGCGGTACGAGACCACGAGCGAGGTGATGCCTAGCCCGTGGAAGACGGGGACTGCCCGCAGACA
Protein-coding sequences here:
- a CDS encoding alpha/beta hydrolase family protein translates to MVESRRAASTPYAVVVRTALAVISMALGAVLALWGGIAVRMARKVVTPAARIPDCRILELDTSAQTITLTRTPDTELPGRYGLFTSGTERYLKVGSVLTETPETVKRKLLTHVGPQSRIARDAAFSGWYYERPEELHLAFSPELVGSALGPCPAWLFPAGDGDTWVIQVHGRGATRAECLRAVPVFHGLGITSLVVSYRNDGEAPRSRSGTYMLGATEWRDVDAAVGFARRRGAKKVIVMGWSMGGAISLQLALNSAHRDLIVGLILDSPAIDWRNILDYQARELKLPAPITRLAITVLGADWATALTGSGAAIPFRRLDVLARAAELRHPILVLHSDDDGFVPSDASHDLVVARPDLVELDVFSVARHTKLWNYDQERWTGRITRWLTQHGLVTENAAADR